In Microbulbifer salipaludis, a genomic segment contains:
- a CDS encoding YceD family protein: MSIPPQKSALPRRIDARKLVQREQQLDGTVPQSELLRLVASTESVHGDVAVTLAFARDLQRHQVATGHFQLEVELLCQRCLQPVSEQIEADIAWGFVWSEEQGKSLPKSLDPVIQDGDELDLYQVLEDEILLNLPMVAFHDEECVSRETFQSGGKEPEAVEQQENPFKVLEQLKGSSNKS; encoded by the coding sequence ATGTCGATACCCCCCCAGAAATCCGCGCTTCCGCGACGCATTGATGCACGAAAATTGGTGCAGCGCGAGCAGCAACTGGACGGTACCGTGCCGCAAAGCGAGCTTTTGCGGCTGGTAGCGTCTACCGAGTCGGTACATGGTGATGTGGCAGTGACTCTGGCCTTTGCCAGAGATCTGCAGCGACACCAGGTGGCGACCGGGCATTTCCAGTTGGAGGTGGAGCTGTTGTGTCAGCGCTGCCTGCAGCCGGTCAGCGAGCAGATTGAAGCTGACATTGCTTGGGGCTTTGTGTGGTCGGAAGAGCAGGGCAAGTCATTGCCGAAATCTCTCGACCCGGTGATACAGGACGGCGATGAGCTGGATCTGTATCAGGTATTGGAAGATGAGATTTTGCTCAATCTGCCAATGGTGGCTTTCCACGATGAGGAGTGTGTCTCCAGAGAGACATTCCAGAGTGGGGGAAAGGAGCCGGAAGCGGTAGAGCAACAGGAAAACCCCTTTAAAGTACTGGAACAGTTGAAGGGTTCGTCAAACAAGTCTTGA
- the rpmF gene encoding 50S ribosomal protein L32, with product MAVQQNKKTRSRRGMRRSHDALSGPTLSVDPTTGEKHHRHHVTKDGFYRGRKVIDVGTSSEEE from the coding sequence ATGGCTGTTCAGCAGAACAAAAAAACCCGTTCCCGTCGCGGTATGCGTCGTTCTCACGACGCTCTGAGCGGACCGACTCTGTCCGTTGACCCGACTACCGGTGAGAAGCACCACCGTCACCACGTGACCAAAGACGGTTTCTACCGCGGTCGCAAAGTGATTGACGTTGGTACCTCTTCCGAAGAAGAGTAA